The sequence CTGGGGTTTTTGCCCGCCACCTGCGAGGCTGTAGCGGTGGCCCTGGCGGCGATTTGGCTGCTCAAGTTTGACTTCACCACAGGGTTGCTGCTGGGCTGCATTGTCGGGGCCGAGTCGCCAGCGGTAATTGTGCCTGCCATGCTGCGGCTCAAGAGCCTGGGCTGGGGAGTGGCCAAGGGCATTCCCGACGCAATCTTGACCGGCAGCGCCCTATCAGATGTGCTGCTGCTGCTGGTGTTTAGCCTGCTGCTGGCGTTTTTGGGTCAGGGGGGCGCTGGCGGCCTTAGCTTGGGGGGCATCACCCTGAGCCCCTGGCAGCTGTTGCCCTTTCAAATAGTGAGCCAGATTGGGCTCGGCTTGGCCCTGGGCTGGCTGCTGGCACGGCTGTTGGTGCTGGTGCTGGCAAAGCAAAACTGGACTCAAAACGCAGTGCAGGATGCCCTGGTGGCCGCTAGCTTAGCGCTGTTGCTAGTGGTAGCGGCGGCGGCGGTGCCAGTGTTTTCGGGCTATCTGGCGGTGATGGCCACGGGCTTTTTTCTGATTGAGTTTGACGCGCCTCTGGCCCGGCGGCTGCGGGGCGGCTTCGATGGCCTGTGGGTGGTCGCCCAGATTGTGCTGTTTGTGCTGCTGGGGGCCAGTATTCAGCTCACGGTGCTGGGCGATACGATCGCCGTAGGGCTGCTGATTTTGGCGATCGGCACGCTGCTGGGGCGGGGCCTGGGCTGGTACCTCTCGACGGTGGGTAGCAACTGGACCTGGCCCGAGCGGCTGTTTTTGCTGCCGGGCAACTCGGCCAAGGCCACGGTGCAGGCGGCGATTGGGGCCTTGCCCCTGGCCCAGGGCATTGCCGGGGGAGAAGAAATTCTGGCGATCGCCGCCCTCTCCATTCTAGTTACCGCCCCCTTGGGAGCCTGGGCGATTCCCACCTTTGCGCCGCGACTGCTGGAGCGGGGCGAAGTAGACCCCACTAAAGTGACCGTGGCCCGGCAAATTGTCATTTTGGCGGCGGTGGATACCTCCCCGATGGCGGCTCTGGTGCTGACCAAGGCTGCCGACCTGGCCCGCCGCAGCGACGGCGAGGTGGTAGTGCTCCACGTGGTGCAGGTAGACGATCCTAAGGCCGTGACGAGACTGCAAACCCTAGCTGAGAAGCTGCTGGCCGACATTCGCCACCAGGTCATTGTGCAACCGGGGGCGATCGCCGAAACCATTTTGACCACCGCCCAAACCCACGCTGTGGCAGAAATTGTGGTGGGTAAACGGGGCGATCGCCCGCTAGACGAGGTGTTGCTGGGCTCTGTGTCGCACACGGTGCTAACCACTAGCCCGCTACCGGTGCTGGTGGTCGATGCCTTCAGCTAATCACCCGATCAAGCCTTTGAACCCAGTTGGTGATCAGGGGCAAGGCTGCCCACCACTTCCCGCACACGGTAGATGGGGCGCTGCTGCGACTCGTGGTAGGTGCGCATTAGCAATTCGGCCAGCAGGCCAAAGCTAAACAACTGAATACCCGCCAGCAGCAGCACAACGGCAAGGACCAACAGGGGGCGATCGCCGATATCTTGATCAGCTAAAATCTTCACCAGGGTGAGGTAGACGCCTAGGGCAATTCCCACCGTCATCGACAACAGCCCCAAACTGCCAAAGACATGCATGGGCCGGGTGAGAAACTTTTTCATAAAGTAGACCGTGAGCATATCCATCACCACCCGCAGGGTGCGGCCCAGGCCATACTTGCTGGTGCCAAAGCGGCGGGCATGGTGGCTAACGGGCATTTCGGTAATTCGGGCTCCTTCGATAAAGGCTAGGGCAGGCAAAAAGCGGTGCAGTTCGCCGTAGAGGTTGAGATCGTGAATTACCTCGGCCCGGTAGGCCTTGAGGGAGCAGCCGTAGTCGTGCAGCTCAACACCAGTCACCCCACCGATCAGCCAGTTGGCAATCTTAGACGGAATCAGCCGGGTGAGGGTGTTGTCCTGGCGGTGTTTGCGCCAGCCGCTGACCAGGTCATAGCCCTCGTCGAGGCGATCGAGCAGGCGGGGAATGTCAGCGGGGTCATTCTGCAGGTCGCCATCCATGGTGATCACCACTCGGCCACGGGCGTAGTCAAACCCCGCCGCCATGGCAGCGGTTTGGCCGTAGTTGCGGCGCAAAATCACTGCCCGCAGCTGCGGGTACTGCTGGGCCAGGTCACGCAGGCGATCGCTCGACCCATCGGTCGAGCCGTCATCGACGCCAAGCAGCTCGTAGGTTTGGCCCAAGCCATTGAGCACATCAGTAATGGCGGTCACCAGGGCAGGCAGACTGTCGTACTCGTTGTATATGGGCACCACCACCGAAATCTCTACCGAATCAAGCTGACTAGAGGCAACGGACCGAGGCAAGGCTTGAGTAGAAGGGGGCATAGCAGGTCAAGGTAAAGGGTCAGGCCGACAAGACACACGCCGGTTTTTTTGAGCCTACAGGGGAGACCCCAATGGGGTACTCATGCCCAGCTTACCCCTGGTCGACGGGCCGGGGGCAGTAGCTCGCTACAATTCGCCCAGGGCGACGCAGTTGGCGGTGATAGGCAGCACTGACGGGGTGCGATAAGTCCTCTAAAGAATCGATGCCGATGCCATTGCGGCCCTGGTCTTTTCCTGAGCTGTGAATATAGCGACCCTCGCCCAGGTAGAGGGCAACGTGCTGGGTGCGCTCAGGGCTACCAAAAAAGACTAAATCTCCCGGTATCAGCTCATCCCAGCCGATGGGCTGCGTAAAGGCTTCTTGCTGGTACGAGTCACGGGGCAACCGAATGCCCACCGAGGCGAAGGCGGCTTGCATGAGCCCCGAGCAATCAAAGTTAGGGCCGACGGTGCCGCCCCATAGGTAGGTATTCGGGGTCGCCATGGCTCGCTGGGTAAAGGCAATCACCGCTGGCAGGCGGGGCGCTAGGGCTTGGCGATCGAGGCAAATGGGCTGATAAGCATGCTTTGCGGGGGTGAGGGTGACGCCATCGGCAGCGCTAATCCAGCCGGGGTAGTCGTCTTCGCAAAGCGCCACGGCCCAGGCAGTGGCAGTAGGTTGCGCTGGGGCCAGGCGCAGCTGCCGTCCCACCGCCGCCTGAGTCACCAATCCCTCTAGAGCGGCGGTTTTGTACAGATTTAGCGGCTGGCTACAGCGGTATTCTAGGCCAGAAGACAATACAACCATATTTGCAGTCGGCACTCTTTTTGCCTGGGGCACTCACTTTGTCTCGGGCACTCATCGGGGCGCTAGGGGGAAACGCTACGCTGAAGCCCTAAGTGGGCTTATCGCCAGTATTGCGTACATTGATCACCCGTTTTAGCACGCCAAACCAGAAGGTTGACCCCATCGAGATGGCAAAACCGCTCACCAGCCAGCCCAGTAGCCTGCGGGGAATAAATGGAATTGGCCAATTTTGCTCGGCGGCTAACTGCTGCTGCACCACCACCTCGTTGTACCCCAGGGGAAACGGGATGTCGTCTAGAGCTTGGTTGACCGCCGCTTGCACCTGGCCAATGCTCTCGTTGAAGTTGCCCGGAGATTGGGCTGCCAGTTGGTCGGCGGTCTGGGTAATGGAGCTGCGTA is a genomic window of Nodosilinea sp. E11 containing:
- a CDS encoding cation:proton antiporter, which translates into the protein MLESLILILLVGFFAGQIAGRLKAPALVGMVLAGIALGPQGQNLLSPGVLGAADGLRTIAVMVILMKAGLGLDREKLAQQGTVALRLGFLPATCEAVAVALAAIWLLKFDFTTGLLLGCIVGAESPAVIVPAMLRLKSLGWGVAKGIPDAILTGSALSDVLLLLVFSLLLAFLGQGGAGGLSLGGITLSPWQLLPFQIVSQIGLGLALGWLLARLLVLVLAKQNWTQNAVQDALVAASLALLLVVAAAAVPVFSGYLAVMATGFFLIEFDAPLARRLRGGFDGLWVVAQIVLFVLLGASIQLTVLGDTIAVGLLILAIGTLLGRGLGWYLSTVGSNWTWPERLFLLPGNSAKATVQAAIGALPLAQGIAGGEEILAIAALSILVTAPLGAWAIPTFAPRLLERGEVDPTKVTVARQIVILAAVDTSPMAALVLTKAADLARRSDGEVVVLHVVQVDDPKAVTRLQTLAEKLLADIRHQVIVQPGAIAETILTTAQTHAVAEIVVGKRGDRPLDEVLLGSVSHTVLTTSPLPVLVVDAFS
- a CDS encoding glycosyltransferase family 2 protein, which encodes MPPSTQALPRSVASSQLDSVEISVVVPIYNEYDSLPALVTAITDVLNGLGQTYELLGVDDGSTDGSSDRLRDLAQQYPQLRAVILRRNYGQTAAMAAGFDYARGRVVITMDGDLQNDPADIPRLLDRLDEGYDLVSGWRKHRQDNTLTRLIPSKIANWLIGGVTGVELHDYGCSLKAYRAEVIHDLNLYGELHRFLPALAFIEGARITEMPVSHHARRFGTSKYGLGRTLRVVMDMLTVYFMKKFLTRPMHVFGSLGLLSMTVGIALGVYLTLVKILADQDIGDRPLLVLAVVLLLAGIQLFSFGLLAELLMRTYHESQQRPIYRVREVVGSLAPDHQLGSKA
- a CDS encoding C40 family peptidase; this encodes MVVLSSGLEYRCSQPLNLYKTAALEGLVTQAAVGRQLRLAPAQPTATAWAVALCEDDYPGWISAADGVTLTPAKHAYQPICLDRQALAPRLPAVIAFTQRAMATPNTYLWGGTVGPNFDCSGLMQAAFASVGIRLPRDSYQQEAFTQPIGWDELIPGDLVFFGSPERTQHVALYLGEGRYIHSSGKDQGRNGIGIDSLEDLSHPVSAAYHRQLRRPGRIVASYCPRPVDQG